A stretch of Cytophagales bacterium DNA encodes these proteins:
- a CDS encoding SprB repeat-containing protein encodes MRKLSQVSAFAIYILLLSGCASDSIEDLLPACDTKTIVVEATPIALPGCTDTGQIQISASGSTDFSYSLDGINYQPSPDFTGLGAGTYSVFARDSEGCTGSTDFVLASNDGITLSLSVSVADCGEDNGSIAADVTGGTGTYEFSLNGGTFQSASDFANLAPDEYEITARDSDGCTTTQTINVTSDVTLADDIMPIITDNCALSGCHGDSRSPLMNTPDEVIASAARIRVRALGLDAGRQPMPPSGFISQELQDQIDCWVNDGALNN; translated from the coding sequence ATGCGAAAACTATCGCAGGTATCCGCCTTTGCTATTTATATCCTGCTTTTATCAGGTTGTGCAAGTGACAGCATTGAAGATCTGTTGCCCGCTTGTGACACCAAAACGATCGTGGTTGAAGCCACTCCAATAGCCTTACCAGGCTGTACTGATACAGGTCAGATCCAAATTTCCGCATCCGGTTCTACTGATTTTTCCTACAGTCTCGATGGGATCAACTACCAGCCTTCACCTGATTTTACCGGATTGGGTGCTGGAACATATTCGGTCTTTGCTCGAGATAGTGAAGGTTGTACTGGATCAACTGATTTTGTCCTGGCATCCAATGATGGTATTACCCTTAGCCTATCGGTGAGTGTTGCTGATTGTGGTGAGGATAACGGCTCCATTGCTGCAGATGTCACCGGAGGAACAGGAACTTATGAGTTTTCATTGAATGGTGGGACCTTCCAAAGCGCAAGCGACTTTGCCAATTTGGCTCCTGATGAATATGAAATTACAGCAAGAGATTCTGACGGTTGTACTACCACGCAGACCATCAATGTGACTTCTGACGTGACTTTAGCAGATGACATCATGCCGATTATCACTGATAATTGTGCCCTTTCGGGATGTCACGGAGACTCCAGAAGCCCTTTGATGAATACTCCCGACGAAGTGATCGCATCAGCTGCAAGAATTCGTGTACGAGCCCTCGGATTAGATGCTGGAAGACAACCGATGCCTCCTTCAGGTTTCATCAGCCAGGAGCTACAAGACCAGATCGATTGCTGGGTAAATGATGGTGCTTTAAATAATTAA